A genomic region of Mycobacterium sp. Aquia_213 contains the following coding sequences:
- the dcd gene encoding dCTP deaminase, with translation MLLSDRDLRAEISAGRLGIDPFDDTLVQPSSVDVRLDSMFRVFNNTRYTHIDPAKQQDELTSLVEPAQGEPFVLHPGEFVLGSTLEQVALADDLAGRLEGKSSLGRLGLLTHSTAGFIDPGFTGHITLELSNVANLPITLWPGMKIGQLCILRLTSPAEHPYGSSRVGSKYQGQRGPTPSRSFENFIRTT, from the coding sequence GTGTTGCTCTCCGATCGTGACCTCAGGGCCGAAATCTCCGCCGGCCGGTTGGGTATCGACCCGTTCGACGACACTCTGGTGCAGCCCTCCAGCGTCGACGTTCGCCTCGACAGCATGTTCCGGGTGTTCAACAACACCCGCTACACCCACATCGACCCCGCCAAGCAGCAGGACGAGTTGACCAGCCTGGTCGAACCCGCCCAAGGGGAGCCGTTCGTCTTGCACCCGGGCGAGTTCGTGCTCGGCTCGACGCTGGAGCAGGTCGCGTTGGCCGACGACCTCGCCGGACGTCTGGAAGGCAAGTCGTCGCTGGGCCGGCTCGGCCTGCTCACGCACTCGACCGCGGGCTTCATCGATCCCGGCTTCACCGGTCACATCACCCTCGAGCTGTCCAACGTCGCCAATCTGCCGATCACCCTGTGGCCCGGCATGAAGATCGGGCAGCTGTGCATCCTGCGATTGACCAGCCCGGCCGAGCACCCTTACGGCAGTTCGCGGGTCGGCTCGAAGTACCAGGGGCAGCGGGGTCCGACACCGTCGCGCTCCTTTGAGAACTTCATAAGAACTACATAG